In Fundidesulfovibrio magnetotacticus, a genomic segment contains:
- a CDS encoding DNA cytosine methyltransferase codes for MSLEIKRKIDRLKNGGAPRVLDLFAGCGGISLGFHSAGYKLCAAIEMDPVAAASHALNFYPHLEENERNRHARSRDIVLTEPHPFMQEMGFDEPEAAIDVIVGGPPCQAFARVGRAKLREVAEHPHAFIKDPRSDLYLRYLEYIKQLKPVALLVENVPDVLNHGGHNIYEEICEVLEDLGYTCRYTLLNAVHYGVPEMRERAFLIGYAAGVTEEVLFPEPTHRHVLPKGYEGSRQVALKFLPEPDRDSLNEDNSRFVPTPKGTPGLPPAVTAREALQDLPPIRDHLKGKLKKGPRRFDMLWPYEESRQITEYGRLMRSWPGFENQVGIKDHVIRFLPRDYAIFARMNAGDQYPEAYRHAIDLFNEKLAALQAKGQAPAKGSREHQRLWDETVPPYDPGKFPNKWRKMEADQPARTLMAHLGKDSYSHIHYDSSQARTISVREAARLQSFPDGFVFIGPMNPGFRQIGNAVPPLMAKALAEVMLKTLRG; via the coding sequence ATGTCCCTTGAAATCAAACGAAAAATTGACCGTCTGAAAAACGGAGGGGCTCCTCGCGTCCTTGATCTTTTTGCAGGCTGTGGCGGCATCTCATTGGGCTTTCATTCCGCCGGGTACAAGCTCTGCGCCGCCATCGAGATGGACCCGGTCGCCGCTGCCTCCCATGCTCTCAATTTCTACCCACATCTCGAAGAGAACGAACGGAACCGCCACGCCCGGAGCCGCGACATCGTCCTCACCGAGCCTCATCCGTTCATGCAGGAAATGGGCTTTGACGAGCCGGAGGCTGCCATTGACGTCATCGTGGGCGGCCCGCCCTGCCAGGCGTTCGCCCGCGTGGGCCGCGCCAAGCTGCGCGAGGTTGCCGAGCACCCCCACGCCTTCATAAAGGACCCACGCAGCGACCTCTACCTGCGCTACCTGGAGTACATCAAACAGCTCAAGCCGGTGGCTCTTCTGGTTGAGAATGTGCCAGACGTCCTCAACCACGGCGGCCACAACATCTACGAGGAGATCTGCGAGGTCCTGGAGGATCTTGGCTACACATGCCGTTACACGCTGCTGAACGCCGTCCATTACGGCGTCCCTGAAATGCGCGAGAGGGCCTTCCTGATCGGCTATGCGGCCGGTGTTACTGAAGAGGTGCTCTTCCCCGAGCCGACGCACCGCCACGTGCTCCCCAAAGGCTACGAAGGGTCCCGGCAGGTCGCGCTCAAATTCCTGCCTGAACCAGACCGCGACAGCCTTAATGAGGACAATTCCCGTTTCGTCCCCACGCCCAAAGGCACCCCCGGGCTGCCCCCGGCTGTTACGGCCCGGGAGGCTCTGCAGGATCTCCCCCCCATCCGGGACCACCTGAAGGGAAAACTGAAGAAGGGTCCCCGCCGGTTCGACATGCTCTGGCCATATGAAGAGTCCCGGCAGATCACCGAGTACGGCAGACTCATGCGGTCCTGGCCCGGGTTTGAGAACCAAGTCGGCATCAAAGACCATGTGATCCGGTTCCTGCCCAGGGACTATGCCATCTTTGCCCGGATGAACGCCGGAGACCAGTACCCTGAGGCGTATCGTCACGCCATCGACCTTTTCAATGAAAAGCTCGCCGCGTTGCAGGCGAAAGGACAGGCCCCGGCCAAAGGGTCCAGGGAACACCAGCGCCTCTGGGACGAGACCGTCCCCCCCTATGATCCTGGAAAATTCCCCAACAAGTGGCGGAAGATGGAGGCTGACCAGCCTGCAAGAACGCTGATGGCCCACCTTGGCAAGGACAGCTATTCCCACATCCACTACGACAGCAGTCAGGCCCGGACCATCTCCGTCCGGGAGGCGGCAAGACTGCAGTCCTTCCCGGACGGGTTTGTGTTCATCGGTCCCATGAATCCCGGCTTCAGACAAATCGGCAACGCTGTGCCCCCGCTCATGGCCAAGGCACTTGCGGAAGTCATGCTCAAAACCCTGCGAGGCTGA
- a CDS encoding HEPN domain-containing protein, which yields MTCSSELKSIQTKIKTLGAFDSSTPHLTMYALIRSCGTIEASIKTIVADYFSRNQSARLKRFIDKKIRNSPTNPRYDHILKLLGEFDTTWKDSIKLRINTHKKRDKILSSLDSLCNARNDLAHGGRPNVTIKDIVKYYSNCTLIVKGVDALIV from the coding sequence ATGACATGCAGTTCAGAACTTAAATCAATCCAGACAAAAATTAAAACACTCGGTGCATTTGATTCTTCGACACCACACTTAACTATGTACGCGCTAATTCGATCATGTGGCACTATTGAGGCCAGTATTAAAACTATAGTTGCAGACTACTTTTCCCGCAATCAGTCAGCAAGACTTAAGAGGTTTATCGACAAAAAGATACGAAATAGCCCGACAAACCCAAGATACGACCACATTCTCAAGCTCCTTGGAGAGTTTGACACAACATGGAAAGACAGCATTAAACTTCGCATCAATACACACAAGAAACGTGACAAAATACTATCGTCTCTTGACTCGCTCTGCAACGCGAGGAATGACCTTGCACATGGTGGCAGACCCAATGTCACAATTAAAGATATAGTGAAATATTATTCGAATTGCACATTAATTGTCAAAGGAGTAGATGCACTAATAGTCTAG